One segment of Perognathus longimembris pacificus isolate PPM17 chromosome 26, ASM2315922v1, whole genome shotgun sequence DNA contains the following:
- the Cx3cr1 gene encoding LOW QUALITY PROTEIN: CX3C chemokine receptor 1 (The sequence of the model RefSeq protein was modified relative to this genomic sequence to represent the inferred CDS: deleted 1 base in 1 codon), whose protein sequence is MTTTTTATSLPDYYDGYDGFEYDEEAEACAQDDLVAFGSVFLPALYSVVFAAGLVGNALVLLALGSGGGDRGRGPAAPRSATDVYLLNLAAADLLLAATLPLWARYAASARGLPHAACRLATALFFVGLFGSVFFLTLLSVERYLAVVRPAAARLTPLRSVPRGVTLSLGVWAAAMLAAAPQFMFTGSKARECLGDYPDDLRSVWPVLRHLEANVLGFALPVLVMGFCYGRVLRALCACADPRRARAARLVLLVALVFLLFWTPYHVLLFLETLRGAFGLFPSCPLQRDLRLGLMVSETLAFTHCCLNPFIYAFAGRRFRGYLGHLARKWLGGVCACARCCRARPGGGGGHAGHAGHAGPPRAASSALWPDSTLGTVGCTQITSEGQESVLL, encoded by the exons atgacgacgacgacgacggcgACCTCCCTACCCGACTACTACGACGGCTACGACGGCTTCGAGTACGACGAGGAGGCCGAGGCGTGCGCGCAGGACGACCTGGTGGCCTTCGGCTCGGTCTTCCTGCCCGCGCTGTACTCCGTGGTGTTCGCCGCGGGCCTGGTGGGCAACGCGCTGGTGCTGCTGGCGCTGGGCAGCGGCGGCGGGGACCGAGGCCGGGGGCCG GCTGCCCCCCGCAGCGCCACCGACGTCTACCTGCTCAACCTGGCGGCGGCCGACCTGCTGCTGGCGGCCACGCTGCCGCTGTGGGCGCGGTACGCGGCGAGCGCGCGGGGCCTGCCGCACGCCGCCTGCCGCCTGGCCACCGCGCTCTTCTTCGTGGGCCTCTTCGGCTCCGTCTTCTTCCTCACGCTGCTCAGCGTCGAGCGCTACCTGGCCGTCGTGCGGCCGGCGGCGGCGCGCTTGACCCCGCTCCGCTCCGTGCCCCGCGGCGTGACCCTCAGCCTGGGCGTCTGGGCCGCCGCCATGTTGGCCGCCGCCCCCCAGTTCATGTTCACGGGCAGCAAGGCCCGCGAGTGCCTGGGCGATTACCCGGACGACCTGCGGTCCGTGTGGCCCGTGCTGCGCCACCTCGAGGCCAACGTGCTGGGCTTCGCGCTGCCCGTGCTCGTCATGGGCTTCTGCTACGGCCGCGTGCTCCGCGCCCTGTGCGCCTGCGCGGACCCGCGCAGGGCCCGCGCCGCGCGCCTGGTGCTGCTCGTGGCGCTCGTCTTCCTGCTCTTCTGGACGCCCTACCACGTGCTGCTCTTCCTCGAGACCCTGCGCGGCGCCTTCGGCCTCTTCCCCAGCTGCCCCCTCCAGCGCGACCTGAGGCTGGGGCTCATGGTGAGCGAGACCCTCGCCTTCACCCACTGCTGCCTCAACCCCTTCATCTACGCCTTCGCCGGCCGCAGGTTCCGCGGCTACCTCGGCCACCTGGCCCGGAAGTGGCTGGGCGGCGTCTGCGCATGCGCCCGCTGCTGCCGCGcgcggcccggcggcggcggcggccacgcAGGCCACGCAGGCCACGCAGGCCCCCCACGCGCGGCGTCCTCGGCCCTCTGGCCCGACAGCACCCTGGGGACCGTCGGCTGCACCCAGATCACCAGCGAGGGTCAGGAGTCGGTGCTGCTCTGA